The sequence CTTGGGTGAGAGTGTCTAGTGGTAATGGCCGAAACACTCAATGAGCCTAAGGTTCACAACTGATGATGTGTTCCCACCCTAAATCACAGCAGGGATACTACAAATCTTACAAAATATAGGACTTAATACCTTGCTGTAATCATCATGACACCTCATTCATAATCTTGGAACTCCATTTCATGGGGTGAAAAACCGGACCTATAGCCATTTGCTGTCAAACTAAAGGATAATCCGTGGTcaaaattaagtgattaatctgtattaagggcggcacggtagtcgagtggttagcacgtcggcttcccagttctgaggtctccggttcgagtccaggctcggaccttcctgggtggagtttgcatgttctccccgtgcccgcgtgggtcttctccgggtactccggtctcctcccacattccaaagacatgcatggcaggttaattggccgctccgaattgtccccaggtgtgcgtgtgcgtgtgagtgtggatggttgttcgtctctgtgtgccctgtgattggttggcaaccagtccagggtgtcccccgcctactgcccagagctagctgagataggcgccagcagcccccgcgacccttgtgaggaataagcggtcaagaaaatggatggatggatggataatctgtATTAAATGATcaatgcgtttttttgttttgttttgtaataaaacactttgacagcactactataAACAGAAAATTGCACAAATGCAACAAACCAGTTCAGTTTCATGTCAGCCAGTGCAGTGCCCGTGTAATTGTGGCAGGTGCGTACTAGCCCTTCACCTCTGACTTTATTTTGGTAACCACATTTCCTGTGGCCGTGTTTGCTGTTGACTTTACCTTTTTAAAGGCTGGGCGGGGTGTTTCCGGGAGTGCACCTGCAGCTGATCAGCAATCAACTCCTGGCTACAAGACCTCTGCTGATCTGCAAGCACGTGCCAGATGATTCCGACTACTTGAGTAGTATTCCagcctgtgtgtttttttttttaattttattttatttatgtttatttttttaatttttatttattttattttttttgtagtttttttcaaACTGTGACCTTTTGCCATATCTAATCGGTTGTAGggggcacggtagtcgagtggttagcacgtcggcttcccagttctgaggtctccggttcgagtccaggctcggaccttcctgggtggagtttgcatgttctccccgtgcccgcgtgggtcttctccgggtactccggtctcctcccacattccaaagacatgcatggcaggttaattgggtgctccgaattgtccctaggtgtgtgtgtgagtgtggatggttgttcgtctctgtgtgccctgcgattggttggcaaccagtccagggtgtcccccgcctactgcccagagccagctgagataggcgccagcagcccccgcgacccttgtgaggaataagcggtcaagaaaatggatggatggataatcggttgtatggggtatatgccacagaagaggcgggacgtgattttgcacatcagtttgtttccggtccgggttgcgaatgcGAAACCCAGctaggggcacaaagtcggaagcacaagtatttttgacgcagcccacacgtcgcaaaccgaaccggaaacaaactgatgtgcaaaaacagtcccgcctcttccatggcgTATACCCCATTGCCTCATCAGCACCTCCCTGCCCAGCCTTGCTCAACGCGTCCTCAAACGAACTGCTTGTCTCCCTCCACCTCTGCTTCAATTTGGACCCTTCATTTGACATTCCATCTGCTCTTCTGCGAGTTGGCCAAGAACTTATCCACTCGCTGCAACCACGTGTCTCTGCCTTGTCCACTCTCATCACCACCTCAATAAAACACACTTCAATTTGCTTTTGGGTCCTCTGTCATTTCCTTGTGTGAACCATAACGGTTAACTTGATAACTGTCCAGTCGCCGGATGAGGCAGGAGTAACCTTCTTTTAAACCTAACTCTAGTTTGAAACATTAATTTTAAACCCTAAGTATAGATCAATACCCCATACCTTGTTTGAAACACTAACCCTAGCTTGCTAATATGAAACATTGAAAGCTGAGGTCACACattttaagttgcatttttaaCCTTTAACTCCCTACTTTGAAACTTTAACCATAGTTTGAAACTTTAATTAGAACACCGAAGCATAGTCGAAAACCGTAATTGGAAACCCCAATCATATTTTCAAACCCTACTTTTGAAACCACCATCCTACTTCTActttaaaactaattttaaaccttaatactaatttgaaaccctaatttgcacCTGTTCCAAAAATAGTACACCAGTGGTGTGACATTTTCTATGAATGTTGAACAAGTGAATATTTGAAAATGAGATTTGGGAAATATGTACAAAGAGTTGGCAATTATGTATTTTgtaattattgtgagaaattaACATGATCAATGGCTTCACAAAATATTGATTAATATGATTTAAGtttatttgtgtacatttgttttCCAGTGTGCATCAAACTGATAGCACTTTCCTCATTGCCAAGAAGTACTGTTTCAAAAAGATTGACTCCTGCATTACATGCATGACTTACTTCTAAAGGGGCAGGATGCAAGATtaagagtttttgcacatttgcgacccctctggcgaaacgtggaataGACCCCAGCGACGTACGCCATACGTGCGCgtcttttcgggcacgagcaaacctcaaagttaatcgaacaaacgtaaacacggagcacaacgcctttttcatgGGCTTAATGTCTACAGACgtaagaaacgtattaatcttcaagttaccttgtatgtgaaagtcattttgagtgacaaaagcttacgtaattacaaccttccaaacaTAAATGGTGCatcccgtgaatccgatgacattgaggatagcagagcgttgctaaaaaaatatgcccaagtgcggagacattagttagCGACCGTGAGGTAGTTTTATTCCGCACTtctaatcataaatagacccgTATTTTCGTTACGGTCTTCCcttttttagcaaaaagtcagcaagctgtgggtcccgtttcatccccaggatagctcttagcgctctccacctgacaaacgctgctcctatatttatccgcgtcctcccgtgacgctggtctgaaagtttttgacttctctttgtcttccgtggagtctccataagggattgagacgtatcgggtgcaggtctctCTAAATCCAtcttgaattagctgtcctgtccgtgaagttgcgtgaacaatcgcgagagctaacagggacgATAGCGTGCAGAGCCACAGTTAAAGATTCCGGCCCGAACGCtctaacattttttccttttacagaaaaatagggacAACAGGCATTGTGCCTCCAatagtgcctcctgtccataatacaattcttaaaacgtgcgggtgaaaaatatggttattttaacactcaaatttgagtctaatcgtGCACCTTTTAATAACTGAAAGAAAGACTTTGTAAATTTGTTACTGTAATTTGAGTTTTGATCATGTTAAGCACAATTTTCCATGCTCCTAATGAAATGTCAATTGGATGTTCTGGTTTGATATTTGCTGAAGGCATATtgtcacattttgtattttcactGTTTGGACAAACTGTCCCTGCCGTTTCACAGATAAAGTAATTTATTGTCATGATTTTCTTTCTTAATCTCACTAATCACACAATGTATTGCAACATCTTTGAGTCCTTTTTGAAAAGTTTTCAATCTTCATAATAAACCTTGATGTCGTGTGCTATTCTATAGACCCCCTTGCTATGAATACAGGCAAGGGTCTGACCCCCTCTCCCCCCTCCTCGAAGGTTCAAACAGACTTCAAAACAAAGACAAGGAACCCCTGGATGAGCAGACATCTGGTTGGCCGCTCTCCGAATAAAGGCCCATTCTGGGCCGTAAAGCAGAGCCTATCGTAACACGACTGTGATATACGGCTGCGGGTTGCGGAGGGGGGTTCGAGGGGTATTAACTTTCACAAGGGTGCAAAATCAAAGGGAGTTTCTGTCACCACCGAGGGGGTCTCGGCAACAGGGGTCCCATTCACAGGGAATTTCTCGCCAGTTCCCTCTGTGGCATCTGTTGACTCAATCTtcgtggagagagagagaaaaacagtCATTAAAAGGCCACATGACTGTGAACTTGATTGCAGAAGGTGCGATAAACAGCCCATCAATGGGATGAGTATTTACTCGGAGGTGTGAGGGTCTTTGAACAGCCCACCATGTTGGTCTTCCTTCACGCCAGCAGCACAATGGGGCTGCTTTGGGGATCAAATAATCATTTACATGTACATAAAATGTTTGGCTTTTTGTGAGCTCTGTAGGAGATTCACACATTTAGTGAATGTGAAAGTTCAAAGTTCAACCAATTTTCATTGCTATTTACATCCAAATGACTTGTGAAGTGGTGAGAAAGTGACATTAAGGAAGTGTGCGTCGTTTCAAcacagatgtttattaaaattcACATGCAGCCATTAACCCGAGAACAGTTTGCATTTATACATCATTTACATGTCACATTGGAATGTTCCACATACAATTTGTCAATCAGGAAattaaaaattgtgttttaaaaaaattagcaaGAATTAAAATCTAATTATTCAAATCAACTTCTTGGAATTTTTATCCACTCATCCTCTTTCTTATATGGCTTACCTTTAATTGCACAAAGGTGTGCTCATTTTAATGTATAACATTCTTCCCTCTCCCCCATTTCCACTCAAATAAATTTCGAACAAGCATATCATCATCTGCAAAATAGTTTGTGTCCACCTGCTTAAGATGTACAGATGCCCCAGTGTGCAAACCTATCGCGTCAAGTTTTGAtttgtgaaatttttggaaagacgGACGGCAGACGTTACTCCCTCTTAATGTTGGTGAGCAGCGGGTCCGAGCCCTGCGACCTGCTCTTCCTGGCCTGGTGCGTCTTGACGTGTTTGGAGAGGTGGTCGCTCCTCATGAACCTCTTGCCGCACTGCTGGCACCCGAAACGTTTCTCGCCGGTGTGCGTGCGCAGGTGCCGCTGCAGCTCGTCCGACCGCGTGAAGCTTTTGCCGCAGAACAGCCAGTTGCAGATGAAGGGCCTCTCGCCGGCGTGCCAGCGCAGGTGGGCTTTCAGGTGCGAGGTCTTCTTGTACACTTTGCCGCACTCGGGGACGTGGCAGATGTGTAGTCTCTTCTTGCCGAACTCCaatccgccgccgccgccggcttgGCAGTTGGGGCACTTGCAGCGCCTGCAGCGGCGAGTGGAGCTGAGCAGGCCCTTGGAGGTCCCCTGGAGGAGGGCGGCGATCTGCGGCTGGTGGCCCAACACCAGCTGCCTCCCCAGGGCGAAGGGGTggttggaaggcgtggcgttaGTTTGCGGTAGGCTCCACCATTGCTGCCCTTCCTCCCCGTGGTGATGCCTGGCCGTGGAGTTCTGGAGGAAGCTGGGGAAATTTTGCCCCACGCCGCCGTGCTGGGGGTAGTAGGCGCCGTTGGCCTGCGGCTGCGACGACAACACTTTGACGGGGGAGAGTTCGAACGAGTACGATGAGGCGGGCTCGGCCGGAGGGGTGAGAGGAAGCTCGtggtgaggatgatgatgatggtggtgggggtgatgatggtggtggtggtgcgcCAGGCCAGACTGCACGTGGCCGGGAAACTGCACCTTGGGCACGGTGAAGGTCATTTGGTGCGTGCTGAGGGCGGTGCTGGGCGCCATGTCGTTGCTCCACAGCTGGAACATCCCAGAAGCGGAGCTGACGGTGCCCTCGTAGGGGAAGTGGGAGCTCTCGGAGCCTGCGGTGCCGCCCACCTGCCAGGCCTGGCTGCAGGTGGTGGCCAGGAAGGACAGGGCGTTGGGGGGACCCTCTGGAGAGGAGCTGGGTGTGCGGTCCTGTTTTGGAGTAACAACACACACAGAGAAAGCACACAAAATGCCCATCAATACAAAATGTACTACAAATAGAGCTAGActgatatgtttattttttttctgatactgATACTGATTatgagtagtcaaggaggccgataaccgatatttggagccgatttACTCATTATTACTGAAAGAGACTAACTATATTTGCCTCaaaattagagggaaaaaaacctcCAACTCTTAactttgttgatttaaaaaaaaaaaaaaaaaattaagtaaagGTTTACCTAACAACTTTTAAGATTcataaaatatttcttttttttttaagtaaatgtgTACCTAACAACTTTTAAGATtcataaaatcttttttttttttttttttaatttatttttattttattttttttattttatttaatcagtAGActactttgttttaaaatgtctgCAAAATTTCAGGAACTTCCCAGTGCCATTAGCATGtctcaaaaataattaaatacaaactTAAATAAGTACTCCATATTGTCTTCTAATTTCCAAAATTTCTAAATATCTGAAACGTtatatttttacttatcttagtttaaatttcaaacaaaaacagaaggtgcagtgAGTTCCTACgatcaacaaatttaaaagaaaatttaagTAAAGAGTTTCCTGAGCTTCACAGTTTTTGCTTGACCTATTATCAGCCGCATATGAGTCttcaaaaaatcaaaatgctgaatgtgctgataatcggcccggccttTTTAGCATAGTAAGAGTAAATAATGCCTTAATGATGATATGCTAGCTTTGATTAAACTTATTTGTCAACACAGATAAATTAATCTAACAGTTactaattaataaatgaatagaaTAAATAGAATTATGCTGAATTGGTTGCTCCAAAAAGGACAAAATAGTGTTTCAGAATGTCTTAATTGAGACAAGTGAGCAAAGAacaactaaaacactgactttaATTAATATCACTAGCTTTaatgttgttttcattcattttttttttttaacccttttcTGTATTGACTTTAAATTGTGCAAGGTGGTAAATGAACCAACTTACTAGTATTATTACAAATGCTAAAATATTTGGTTGGTTCAACTCAACCACACCAAGTTTGTGCAATAGCGTTAATGTTAggttaaacacaaaaatataattcacaACTGTGCTCACTGGAACTCAGTTCACCAGTAATCATTTTATcaggtactaaaaaaaaaaaaaataattacctgTAAAAATGTGTGCAAAAAGTTGTCAGTCCTTTGTATGGTGAGCGCAGCCATGTGTCCTCGCGTCCCTTCTTCTCCACGCAAGTGCAACGCAAACGTCCACGAGCGAGTGGAAAGTACAACAAAGTGATGCTCACTTCGGGGCAATCCCGCCGCATTCAAAACAAAGTCCAGGCGGGTGTCTGTTGAAAGATGGTCTCGGTGGTCCAGAGCGTGCAGGGACGTGGGAAGATGCGCGCTCTAAATCCGTGCTATCAACTCCTGGGGAGTCTGAGCTGCTGCTCGTCTTTATAGAGGCAAAAGATCCGCTCAACGGGGTCTCCAGTATGATGCAGGAGAGCGAGTCAATGGAGGGGGGTGGCAGATGAAGGGGTGGGCCGCTCATAATTTCACTCCATTTCAACCAGAAGATGACCCCAACAACTGACTCCTCCCCTCTATTgatatgagcacaactgtagtGAGGCACGCCCCCAGCATCTACTGTCCTTTCTATGTTtagaaacttttatttttttttttaaacaaactttatttatgGTCATGATTACTTGTTTGCAGTGTTGAACTAGAAGCTTCCAAAATGTAATTCTAATATTCGGATACAtcctaaaaagtgtttttttttttttgttttttaaactattgTACTATTATGCAGAGTAACACAGCTAGACCATAAACACTAAGTTTACATacaatataagaaaaaaaaaaagaacaaatttaATGAGTCAATTAAATATGTGCACATaggttttctgagtttggtcatgtgatgttggcaagctaagctgtgattggttgttaccgttCTGaccacctgtgatgtcattttcattgcataggaagtggcaaaatggctgccccctgagaaaGATACAAACGGGTACGTGCAAACGGATAGTGCACATttattcatattgcacaaatgcaACACTAATCAGAACGCCGTGTTTAGACTtcagaacattttattttgaaatatttcgcaTAACAGAAGCAGAAGCTTCACTTGACTGACGATGGTCATTTCTCAATAGGAAACATGCAAAGTACGTATTAGTGAACTCGTGAAGTGCGGTCTTCATGACGTGCGTGAGCATTTTCCTCCTAAGAAGGTgagtttctttttaaaataaatggctGTTAGCTGTTAAGCAACACAAAATGCATCTTCGGATATTTTCCGAGAGACAATCCTTCACATATCCAGCCGGTAGATCCTTGCTTCAAGATATCTGACAACTGTAACAACAGCCAGGTATTCCCCACATTGTTGCTTTATTCTTACTTTCAATTTGAACTGTATGGGCCACGGTTGATGACGTTCACAAGAAGGACGTAAGAACGGATAAGAATGCAAATTGGGAAATGGCTCATGTTTAACGTGCACAGGCTTCTTTCTCTGCTTTCGATGACTTCCTGCTGGAGGGTTGCAATGCACCTTCAATCTCGCGTATGCCGTATAATGAAACGTAATTTCAGCAAGTGTGTTATTTATTTCAAGAGTGTGTCTCAAGCTGGAAGTATTTTCCAGTTGTAAAAAGGTTGGTGGACCCTGATGTAAACGCAAATCATCAAAACCAATCAGCAGTTCTGCTATAATAATTAATGTCTACATTTTGGCAGTGCAGGTGAACTTTATGTTAAACCTAATTAAGCAGAATAAGAGTAATAAGTGCTgactgaatggatggatgatttttcaTATCCCAGTGGCAAGCTTTTTAACGGTCCATGAAAGTGGACAGAAGGTTAAAATGTGTCACAattaattttattgtttaatgCCTTACATTCCttgtaacaacaaaaacaatcactAGTCACTGGAACTGTGTTACTTCCACAGCGTTTTACTCTCCAACTTTTTGCAACCCTACACCGAGGACCAAAAACCTGCTTAGTctgtgaaattaaaaaaaacttctcaCATACATAACAGCAGATCagtcaaaaattatttttaactcGAGAACTATCGTTTCAACTCCACCGTGGGAATTTGAATAATAATAGATTCAGAACACAGCAGTATCTGACGCACATTTTTAAATGGGAAAGTGTGAGGTTAGGTTTCCAGTTAACATAATAAACAATCAACACTGATCTGTCATTAACCGATTCAACCATT is a genomic window of Festucalex cinctus isolate MCC-2025b chromosome 2, RoL_Fcin_1.0, whole genome shotgun sequence containing:
- the sp5l gene encoding sp5 transcription factor-like produces the protein MAALTIQRTDNFLHTFLQDRTPSSSPEGPPNALSFLATTCSQAWQVGGTAGSESSHFPYEGTVSSASGMFQLWSNDMAPSTALSTHQMTFTVPKVQFPGHVQSGLAHHHHHHHPHHHHHHPHHELPLTPPAEPASSYSFELSPVKVLSSQPQANGAYYPQHGGVGQNFPSFLQNSTARHHHGEEGQQWWSLPQTNATPSNHPFALGRQLVLGHQPQIAALLQGTSKGLLSSTRRCRRCKCPNCQAGGGGGLEFGKKRLHICHVPECGKVYKKTSHLKAHLRWHAGERPFICNWLFCGKSFTRSDELQRHLRTHTGEKRFGCQQCGKRFMRSDHLSKHVKTHQARKSRSQGSDPLLTNIKRE